One window from the genome of Actinoplanes teichomyceticus ATCC 31121 encodes:
- the eccCa gene encoding type VII secretion protein EccCa, translated as MTVTIVKRPPRRPAPAMPSGEVLLDPPPEIPPPAGKGWTRMLMALPMGAGAAAMGLMMGVQRGGPLTYVAGAMYGVSVLGMIAMMATSTSGPGRREMIESRRRYLRHLAQLRAQLRDTIRQQREALYYRNPDPGTLWTFADSGRLWERRRHDADFTVVRIAVGGQEVATRLIPPQTRPVDELEPLCAMALRRFVSTYSVVPDLPVSVALRDFSRVYLRGADAARHDLCRALVAQLVTFHAPDDLRLGICVPDHLRAGWEWAKWLPHAQHPDKTDAVGPVRLVAPSVPALEAMLDDVLVNRPRFDPAGPAPGGPHLVVIIDGGATAGSDHLMTEGGVAGVTVLDLSAPPPRLLDDSSVVLEIAADGTVTGATMDGATPVGRADALGAAQIEVLARELAPLRLSAATYGEQPAIAADMGLTELLAQDDPYRVDLATLWAGRPNRDRLRVPIGIGADGRPVELDLKESAQDGMGPHGLLIGATGSGKSELLRTLVVALALTHHPEILNFVLVDYKGGATFASLDRLPHTAAMITNLQDEQPLVDRMLGAIQGELTRRQELLRKAGNYASQRDYERARAAGVPLAPLPSLVLIVDEFSELLADRPDFIDMFVQIGRVGRSLGIHLLLASQKLEEGRLRGLESHLSYRIGLRTFSSMESRAVLGVPDAYELPHHPGHGYLRAGTDGLVRFKAAYVSGAVRREGAVAAGGTAAGSPIHDFSTYWAAPAPDERPEPVETGRDAAEPVRGDTLMDVLARQMEGRGAPAHEVWLPPLDRAPTLGQMLPPVISMPDRGLTVDAVERFGALHALAGIVDKPFDQRRDPLWLDLSGAAGNLLVVGGAQSGKSNLLRTLIAGLALTHTPREAQFYVLDFGGGPLGALTDLPHVGGVATRRDTDRVRRTIAEVHGVMRGREDLFARRNVEGMAAYRRSRAQGGWAEDPFGDVFLVIDGWSTLRSDFEDLEPTVHELANRGLGFGVHVIAAASRWMDVRPQIRDVFGTRVELRLGEPADSLINRREAVNVPERSPGRGLTPDGHHFLAALPRIDREQRTDDLAEAVAELVKQATEQWGGPSAPRVRLLPPELPFEALPPARGALVPIGIAEADLQPVWLDFDAEPHALLLGDIESGKSSFLRGLARSIVAGNTPAQARVLLVDLRRSLLGCVPAGNTIGYGTSHQVTAELIGQVAVAMRERLPGPDVTPEMLDNRSWWTGPHLYVLVDDYDLVAAAAQNPLLPLLEFLPQARDIGLHLVLTRRIGGAARAMFDPLIGRIRELAAPGIMMSGPREEGPLFGTIKPQTLPPGRAWMITRRQGARLVQLAWTPPAR; from the coding sequence GTGACCGTGACCATCGTCAAGCGGCCTCCGCGCCGGCCCGCGCCCGCGATGCCCTCCGGTGAGGTGCTGCTCGACCCGCCGCCGGAGATCCCGCCGCCGGCCGGCAAGGGCTGGACCCGGATGCTCATGGCGTTGCCGATGGGCGCCGGCGCGGCGGCGATGGGCCTGATGATGGGCGTGCAGCGGGGCGGCCCGCTGACCTATGTGGCCGGAGCGATGTACGGCGTCTCCGTCCTCGGCATGATCGCGATGATGGCGACCAGCACCTCCGGGCCGGGCCGGCGCGAGATGATCGAGTCCCGCCGGCGGTACCTGCGGCACCTCGCCCAGCTGCGCGCCCAGTTGCGGGACACCATCCGGCAGCAGCGCGAGGCGCTGTACTACCGCAACCCCGACCCGGGCACCCTGTGGACGTTCGCCGACAGCGGCCGGCTGTGGGAGCGACGCCGCCACGACGCCGACTTCACCGTGGTCCGCATCGCGGTCGGGGGCCAGGAGGTGGCGACCCGGCTGATCCCGCCGCAGACCCGCCCGGTCGACGAACTGGAGCCGCTGTGCGCGATGGCGCTGCGCAGGTTCGTCAGCACCTACTCGGTGGTGCCGGACCTGCCGGTCTCCGTCGCGCTGCGCGACTTCTCGCGCGTCTACCTGCGCGGCGCCGACGCCGCGCGGCACGACCTCTGCCGGGCGCTGGTCGCCCAACTCGTCACCTTCCACGCCCCCGACGACCTGCGGCTGGGCATCTGCGTGCCGGATCATCTGCGGGCCGGCTGGGAGTGGGCCAAGTGGCTGCCGCACGCCCAGCACCCGGACAAGACCGACGCGGTCGGCCCGGTGCGGCTGGTCGCGCCGAGCGTGCCCGCACTCGAGGCGATGCTCGACGACGTGCTGGTCAACCGTCCGCGGTTCGACCCGGCCGGCCCGGCGCCGGGCGGCCCGCACCTGGTCGTGATCATCGACGGCGGCGCGACGGCCGGCTCCGACCACCTGATGACCGAGGGTGGGGTCGCCGGCGTCACCGTCCTGGACCTGTCCGCCCCGCCGCCCCGGCTGCTCGACGACAGCTCGGTGGTCCTTGAGATCGCCGCCGACGGCACGGTCACCGGCGCCACCATGGACGGCGCCACCCCGGTGGGCCGGGCCGACGCGCTCGGCGCGGCACAGATCGAGGTGCTGGCCCGGGAGCTGGCGCCGCTGCGGCTGTCCGCCGCGACGTACGGCGAGCAGCCCGCCATCGCGGCGGACATGGGACTGACCGAGCTGCTCGCGCAGGACGATCCGTACCGGGTGGACCTGGCGACGCTGTGGGCCGGCCGGCCCAACCGGGACCGGCTGCGGGTGCCGATCGGCATCGGGGCCGACGGCCGGCCGGTCGAGCTGGACCTCAAGGAGTCGGCGCAGGACGGCATGGGCCCGCACGGGCTGCTGATCGGCGCCACCGGCTCCGGCAAGTCGGAGCTGCTGCGCACCCTGGTGGTGGCGCTGGCGCTGACCCACCACCCGGAGATCCTCAACTTCGTGCTGGTCGACTACAAGGGCGGCGCCACGTTCGCCTCGCTGGACCGGCTGCCGCACACCGCCGCGATGATCACCAACCTGCAGGACGAGCAGCCGCTGGTCGACCGGATGCTCGGCGCCATCCAGGGCGAGCTGACCCGGCGGCAGGAGCTGCTGCGCAAGGCCGGCAACTACGCCTCGCAGCGCGACTACGAGCGGGCCCGGGCCGCCGGGGTGCCGCTGGCCCCGCTGCCCAGCCTGGTCCTGATCGTCGACGAGTTCTCCGAGCTGCTCGCCGACCGGCCGGACTTCATCGACATGTTCGTCCAGATCGGACGCGTCGGCCGGTCGCTCGGCATCCACCTGCTGCTCGCCTCGCAGAAGCTGGAGGAGGGGCGGCTGCGCGGGCTGGAGTCGCACCTGTCGTACCGGATCGGCCTGCGCACCTTCTCCTCGATGGAGAGCCGGGCGGTGCTCGGCGTGCCGGACGCGTACGAGCTGCCGCACCACCCGGGGCACGGCTACCTGCGGGCCGGCACCGACGGGCTGGTCCGGTTCAAGGCCGCCTACGTGTCCGGGGCGGTGCGCCGCGAGGGCGCCGTCGCGGCCGGCGGCACCGCGGCGGGCAGCCCGATCCACGACTTCAGCACGTACTGGGCGGCGCCCGCGCCGGACGAGCGGCCGGAGCCGGTGGAGACCGGCCGGGACGCCGCGGAGCCGGTCCGGGGCGACACCCTGATGGACGTCCTGGCCCGGCAGATGGAGGGCCGCGGCGCCCCGGCGCACGAGGTCTGGCTGCCGCCGCTGGACCGGGCGCCCACCCTCGGCCAGATGCTGCCACCGGTGATCTCGATGCCGGACCGCGGCCTGACGGTCGACGCGGTCGAGCGGTTCGGCGCCCTGCACGCCCTGGCCGGGATCGTCGACAAGCCGTTCGACCAGCGCCGCGATCCGCTGTGGCTGGACCTCTCCGGGGCGGCCGGCAACCTGCTCGTGGTCGGCGGCGCCCAGTCCGGCAAGTCGAACCTGCTGCGCACCCTGATCGCCGGCCTCGCGCTCACCCACACCCCGCGCGAGGCGCAGTTCTACGTCCTCGACTTCGGTGGCGGCCCGCTCGGCGCGCTCACCGACCTGCCGCACGTCGGCGGCGTGGCGACCCGGCGGGACACCGACCGGGTCCGGCGCACCATCGCCGAGGTGCACGGAGTGATGCGCGGGCGGGAGGATCTGTTCGCCCGGCGCAACGTGGAGGGCATGGCGGCGTACCGGCGCTCGCGGGCGCAGGGCGGGTGGGCCGAGGACCCGTTCGGCGACGTGTTCCTGGTCATCGACGGCTGGTCGACGCTGCGGTCCGACTTCGAGGACCTCGAGCCGACCGTGCACGAGCTGGCCAACCGGGGACTGGGCTTCGGCGTCCACGTGATCGCCGCCGCGAGCCGCTGGATGGACGTGCGGCCGCAGATCCGCGACGTCTTCGGCACCCGGGTCGAGCTGCGCCTCGGCGAACCCGCCGACTCGCTGATCAACCGGCGGGAGGCGGTGAACGTACCGGAGCGGTCGCCCGGCCGCGGCCTCACCCCGGACGGGCACCACTTCCTCGCCGCGCTGCCCCGCATCGACCGGGAGCAGCGCACCGACGACCTCGCCGAGGCGGTCGCCGAGCTGGTCAAGCAGGCCACCGAGCAGTGGGGCGGGCCGAGCGCGCCCCGGGTCCGGCTGCTGCCGCCGGAGCTGCCGTTCGAGGCGCTGCCGCCGGCCCGCGGGGCCCTGGTCCCGATCGGCATCGCCGAGGCCGACCTGCAGCCGGTCTGGCTGGACTTCGACGCCGAGCCGCACGCCCTGCTCCTCGGCGACATCGAGAGTGGCAAGAGCTCGTTCCTGCGCGGCCTGGCCAGGTCGATCGTGGCCGGCAACACCCCGGCCCAGGCCCGGGTCCTCCTCGTCGACCTGCGCCGCAGCCTGCTCGGGTGCGTCCCGGCCGGGAACACCATCGGCTACGGTACGTCGCACCAGGTCACCGCGGAGCTGATCGGCCAGGTGGCGGTGGCCATGCGGGAGCGGCTGCCCGGCCCGGACGTCACCCCGGAGATGCTCGACAACCGCAGCTGGTGGACCGGCCCGCACCTGTACGTCCTGGTCGACGACTACGACCTGGTCGCCGCCGCGGCGCAGAACCCGCTGCTGCCGCTGCTGGAGTTCCTGCCGCAGGCCCGCGACATCGGCCTGCACCTGGTGCTCACCCGCCGGATCGGGGGCGCGGCGCGGGCCATGTTCGACCCGCTCATCGGCCGGATCCGGGAGCTCGCCGCACCGGGCATCATGATGTCCGGCCCGCGCGAGGAGGGTCCGTTGTTCGGCACGATCAAGCCGCAGACGCTGCCACCCGGCCGCGCCTGGATGATCACCCGCCGGCAGGGCGCGCGGCTGGTGCAGCTGGCCTGGACCCCACCGGCCCGCTGA
- a CDS encoding M4 family metallopeptidase translates to MTTRQRRALIALAAALALAGGGVAIAKADGSATGQLPQAQPAVTGSLPGTRPTSPAAARTAVPKPSVTRSQAIAGARAEARRNATAIKSASTEKYQAVDTVVDPGGERHVRFHRTHRGLPVLGGDFVVHTDASGRFSGATLTQQRVIDVPRTAKVSRERAIEAAGLRGRAQTRRIVDALDGEPALAWEVTGGTKVVIVDAMTGRIRLSYDTVHTGEQGTGHGLHVGDVELSTTRRQDGSYTLVDPEHGGNTVSDALNTYHGSALWRSAEFSDADNVWGDGTRADRATVAVDVLYGMARTWDYLRDTFGRTGLFGDRAGVTAYVHHDVDENNASWSSTCKCMTFGDGGGDNRAPYTTLDVVGHEMAHGLTDATADLIYRGESGGLNEASSDIFGTLVEFHVDSPVDTPDYTVSEKTRLDGTPSRWMDEPSKDGKSLSCWTPTAKDLDVHHSSGIGNKFFYNLAVGSGASRWGDSRPCGDAPPVTGLGNDRAAQIWYRALSLYMVSNTNYAGAREATLRAAADLYGAGSTEQRTVDAAWLAAGVSSAQVPNGAPVMAPLPDRVVVPKVGEPVRLQVSARDPQQQELTFSATGLPPGVSIDAHGLITGAPTTRAYYTSTITATDPDGNSDSKETRWVVKGPVTLRSATPQLTETLGPVARLTFQATFADTPDHWADKFQPLNVTTAGVPDGMLLTVEMADLGVYRVHLSGRVTAVGSGTAVLTATDPDGNQATASIPWRVLPAEKPDAVYNVTVTGRADGTALLTWERPNWDPYKYFTDGFVVRVSPGTETKVHFNDRSRTLTGLDPRKAYTIGVRPTSEAGDGPETTVQLRPAGLPITRSPAAVTHGQPVALSGRVVGGRAPATGFAVTLERRAAGTGAWTRVATLRTDSLGSWRTTVRPTATSAYRVRLADAMGLWPATSAAPWATVRYAVSAKASSAKPKAGKKITISGSVRPARAGAKVTLQRAVGGRWVTLNNTTTSAGGGYSVKRAFSRGTWKLRVVVAGGTANATGTSSTLTVKVS, encoded by the coding sequence ATGACGACGCGGCAACGCCGTGCCCTGATCGCGCTCGCCGCCGCGCTGGCCCTGGCCGGTGGCGGCGTCGCGATCGCGAAAGCCGACGGGAGCGCCACCGGGCAGCTGCCCCAGGCGCAGCCGGCCGTGACCGGCTCGCTGCCCGGGACCCGGCCGACATCGCCGGCGGCGGCGCGGACGGCCGTGCCGAAACCGTCGGTCACCCGGTCCCAGGCGATCGCCGGCGCACGAGCCGAGGCGCGCCGCAACGCCACCGCGATCAAATCCGCGTCGACCGAGAAGTACCAGGCGGTGGACACCGTGGTGGACCCGGGCGGGGAGCGGCACGTCCGGTTCCATCGCACCCACCGCGGGCTGCCCGTGCTCGGCGGCGACTTCGTGGTGCACACCGACGCGTCCGGCCGGTTCAGCGGCGCGACCCTGACCCAGCAGCGGGTGATCGACGTACCGAGGACCGCGAAGGTCAGCCGGGAGCGGGCGATCGAGGCGGCCGGGCTGCGGGGCCGGGCACAGACGCGGCGGATCGTCGACGCCCTCGACGGCGAGCCCGCGCTCGCCTGGGAGGTCACCGGCGGCACGAAGGTGGTGATCGTCGACGCGATGACCGGGAGGATCCGCCTGTCCTACGACACCGTCCACACCGGCGAGCAGGGCACCGGACACGGGCTCCACGTCGGCGACGTCGAGCTGAGCACCACCCGGCGGCAGGACGGCAGCTACACGCTGGTCGACCCGGAGCACGGCGGCAACACCGTCAGCGATGCCCTGAACACGTACCACGGTTCCGCGCTCTGGCGATCCGCCGAGTTCTCCGACGCGGACAACGTGTGGGGTGACGGCACCCGCGCCGATCGGGCCACGGTCGCCGTCGACGTGCTCTACGGCATGGCCCGGACGTGGGACTACCTGCGGGACACCTTCGGCCGTACGGGCCTGTTCGGCGACCGCGCCGGCGTGACCGCCTACGTGCACCACGACGTGGACGAGAACAACGCGTCGTGGAGCAGCACCTGCAAGTGCATGACGTTCGGCGACGGTGGCGGGGACAACCGTGCGCCGTACACGACGCTCGACGTGGTCGGCCACGAGATGGCCCACGGCCTCACCGACGCCACCGCCGACCTGATCTACCGGGGGGAGTCCGGCGGCCTGAACGAGGCCAGCAGCGACATCTTCGGGACGCTGGTCGAGTTCCACGTCGACAGCCCGGTCGACACGCCGGACTACACGGTCAGCGAGAAGACCCGGCTCGACGGTACGCCGTCGCGGTGGATGGACGAGCCGAGCAAGGACGGCAAGTCGCTGTCCTGCTGGACCCCGACGGCCAAGGACCTGGACGTGCACCACTCGTCCGGCATCGGCAACAAGTTCTTCTACAACCTGGCCGTGGGCAGCGGCGCCTCCCGCTGGGGCGACAGCAGACCGTGCGGTGACGCCCCGCCGGTGACCGGCCTCGGCAACGACCGGGCGGCGCAGATCTGGTACCGCGCGCTCAGCCTCTACATGGTGTCGAACACCAACTACGCCGGGGCCCGGGAGGCGACCCTGCGGGCCGCCGCCGACCTCTACGGCGCCGGCAGCACCGAGCAGCGCACCGTGGACGCCGCCTGGCTGGCCGCCGGGGTGAGCTCGGCACAGGTTCCGAACGGCGCGCCGGTGATGGCCCCTCTCCCGGACCGCGTCGTCGTCCCGAAGGTCGGCGAGCCGGTGCGCCTGCAGGTCAGTGCCCGCGACCCGCAGCAACAGGAGCTCACCTTCAGCGCCACCGGCCTGCCGCCGGGCGTGTCGATCGACGCGCACGGCCTGATCACCGGGGCGCCCACCACCAGGGCCTACTACACCAGCACCATCACCGCCACCGACCCGGACGGCAACAGCGACAGCAAGGAGACGAGGTGGGTGGTCAAGGGCCCGGTGACCCTGCGCTCGGCCACCCCACAACTGACCGAGACGCTCGGCCCGGTGGCCAGGCTGACCTTCCAGGCCACCTTCGCCGACACGCCGGATCACTGGGCGGACAAGTTCCAGCCGCTCAACGTGACCACCGCCGGCGTGCCCGACGGCATGCTGCTGACGGTGGAGATGGCGGACCTGGGCGTCTACCGCGTACACCTCTCCGGGAGAGTCACCGCCGTCGGGTCGGGAACCGCGGTGCTGACCGCCACCGACCCGGACGGGAACCAGGCGACGGCCTCGATCCCGTGGCGGGTCCTCCCGGCGGAGAAGCCGGACGCGGTGTACAACGTGACCGTCACCGGCCGTGCCGACGGCACCGCGCTGCTGACCTGGGAGCGGCCCAACTGGGACCCGTACAAGTACTTCACTGACGGCTTCGTCGTCCGGGTCTCGCCCGGCACCGAGACGAAGGTCCACTTCAACGACCGGTCGCGGACCCTGACCGGCCTGGACCCCCGGAAGGCCTACACCATCGGGGTCCGCCCGACCAGCGAAGCCGGCGACGGCCCGGAGACCACGGTCCAGCTGCGTCCGGCCGGTCTCCCGATCACCCGGTCACCGGCCGCGGTCACGCACGGGCAGCCGGTCGCGCTCAGCGGCCGGGTCGTCGGCGGCCGGGCCCCGGCCACCGGCTTCGCGGTCACGCTGGAACGGCGGGCCGCCGGCACCGGCGCGTGGACCCGGGTCGCCACGTTGCGGACCGACTCGCTCGGATCCTGGCGGACGACGGTCCGGCCCACGGCCACCAGCGCCTACCGGGTCCGGCTCGCCGACGCCATGGGCCTGTGGCCGGCCACCTCGGCGGCGCCGTGGGCCACGGTCCGCTATGCCGTCTCGGCCAAAGCCAGCAGCGCCAAGCCCAAGGCCGGCAAGAAGATCACGATCAGCGGCTCGGTCCGACCGGCCCGGGCCGGCGCGAAGGTCACCCTCCAGCGCGCCGTCGGCGGCCGCTGGGTCACCCTGAACAACACCACGACCTCCGCCGGCGGCGGGTACTCGGTCAAACGCGCCTTCAGCCGCGGCACCTGGAAACTGCGGGTGGTCGTCGCCGGCGGCACCGCCAACGCCACCGGCACCAGCTCCACCCTCACCGTGAAGGTCTCCTGA
- a CDS encoding type VII secretion protein EccE — MPPPPAGPPPRQPQAPPLRPAGAAAEVRPVPRRGRVGPVSLTQLAVAELAVLATVAAALRGPVPAVLTGALGLALTGVLLARQRGRWWWEHRGIARRYARRRAAVAQTGPGPMLAALRTIAPGLAVRDLTAPDGTRAGVARDEGGWFSVVALRPTAPTGHDAAPVPLDALVDAVAATEQPGVVLGLVTHTVPAPSPDVHASSPAGSSYRRLVEAIGPAAIPAYRESTISVRVDARALAEALHDHTVDLEAAAALVAGLGRRVVTGLRRIGVECRVLDAGELLAVLARSCDVEAGPPAGGVQTGEEWTHWRSARLVHRTYWLRTWPASAAEIGPLFAWAATAPAAQTDVALVLDAGDGDEEVAVRAFIRLAARPDADLGALDRALVEGARRVGAELRPLDGEHGPAAYATAPTGGGAG, encoded by the coding sequence GTGCCACCCCCGCCCGCCGGGCCGCCCCCGCGGCAGCCGCAGGCGCCACCCCTGCGTCCGGCCGGGGCCGCCGCCGAGGTGCGGCCGGTCCCGCGCCGCGGCCGGGTCGGCCCGGTGAGCCTGACCCAGCTCGCGGTCGCCGAGCTGGCCGTGCTGGCCACGGTCGCGGCGGCCTTGCGGGGGCCGGTGCCGGCCGTGCTCACCGGCGCTCTCGGGCTGGCCCTGACCGGCGTCCTCCTCGCGCGGCAGCGGGGCCGCTGGTGGTGGGAGCATCGCGGGATCGCCCGCCGGTACGCGCGGCGGCGGGCGGCCGTCGCGCAGACCGGCCCCGGGCCGATGCTGGCCGCGCTCCGCACCATCGCCCCCGGACTGGCCGTCCGGGACCTGACCGCGCCGGACGGCACGCGCGCCGGGGTGGCCCGCGACGAGGGCGGCTGGTTCAGTGTGGTCGCGCTCCGCCCCACCGCCCCGACGGGCCACGACGCCGCGCCGGTCCCGCTGGACGCGCTGGTCGACGCAGTGGCCGCGACCGAGCAGCCGGGTGTGGTGCTGGGGCTGGTCACACACACCGTGCCGGCGCCGAGCCCGGACGTGCACGCGTCGTCCCCGGCCGGATCGTCGTACCGCCGGCTGGTCGAGGCGATCGGTCCGGCGGCGATCCCGGCGTACCGGGAGTCCACGATCAGCGTCCGGGTGGACGCCCGGGCCCTCGCCGAGGCGCTGCACGACCACACCGTCGACCTGGAGGCCGCCGCCGCCCTGGTCGCCGGGCTGGGCCGCAGGGTGGTGACCGGGCTGCGCCGGATCGGCGTCGAGTGCCGGGTGCTGGACGCCGGTGAGCTTCTGGCCGTGCTGGCCCGCTCCTGCGACGTCGAGGCCGGCCCGCCGGCCGGGGGCGTTCAGACGGGCGAGGAGTGGACGCACTGGCGGTCGGCCCGGCTGGTGCACCGGACGTACTGGCTACGGACCTGGCCCGCCTCGGCCGCGGAGATCGGTCCGCTGTTCGCCTGGGCGGCCACCGCCCCGGCCGCGCAGACCGACGTGGCGCTCGTGCTGGACGCCGGGGACGGTGACGAGGAGGTGGCGGTGCGCGCCTTCATCCGGCTGGCCGCCCGGCCGGACGCGGACCTCGGCGCGCTGGATCGGGCGCTGGTGGAAGGGGCCCGCCGGGTCGGCGCCGAGCTGCGGCCGCTGGACGGGGAGCACGGGCCGGCCGCCTACGCCACGGCGCCGACGGGAGGTGGAGCGGGATGA